The genomic DNA atggggttgggggtgagTAGGGGTGGGAGTAGAGGGAGGAGATCCTTGTTGGAAGTGCCGGGAACTGGAACGGAAACGGTGGAGGCAGCCGCTCTGCCGCCCACAGAgagggccccagggcagcctttTCCTCATTATCAATGATCAAAGGAAACAGAAAGACACTAAGAAAACAGAGCCAACTTCTTTATATgtgttatatttttcattaataaataGGTTTTCTTCTTTAAACACAGAACATATAACAGATTGAaacacgcccccctccccccattccaaAGACAAGAGTCTATAAAACAAATGCCAGCTGTACTGCCCTAGGGGCAGAAAAAGTCTGgtgacccccacccagccctgccccctgcagcACCACCACCCCCACACTGCAAGAGAAGGGGGTCCAGGGCTTCTCCCTTGGACCCTGGGGACTTAGGTGAGAAGCATGTGAATGTATGATGTCACCTCCCCATGAGGCATGGGCTATGCAAAGATGAGGTTTCCTTCTCATTGGCTCTGACCAGCTCCTGTCCTTCTGATTTCAGTCATGAAGCACCAGGCTCAGCTCCCAAGGGAGCTGCCTCCCGGCTTCCCCACTCTCCACTCTTCTGTGGCCTCCtcggaggggaagggcagggctcAGGGGCCCCTCCCGTCCCCTGGCCTGCATGGAAACGCTGGGTGGAAGAGGCATGATGCTGAAGGTGAGGCTCTTGTAAGACCCCTGAGCCCATGAGGCCAgcatgccccccacacccccacaccattTCTTCCTCTGGAGTGGGGGGCACTGGGGCAGCCACGCCCTCCACCACCTAGTGCCTGGCTTGGGGTGTGATGGTTCTTTCTTAGTGTCAGGTCCTCAAGCCGGGCCTGGCTCTTTCCTTGTCCCATTCTTGTCTCCTTCCAAGCCCTCACCGTGGCAGTCTGAAAAACTCGTTGTCCAGTGTCCTAAATTGTCTCCGCCTCCCTCTCCCCGCGCCTCTGCAACccgagggagggagtgggaggttgtctcccctctccagcccccgCTTCACATAATGGAACAGCTTTTGGCCTTTTCCTTCTTGAAGGTAGAAGAGATGAGTTCAGAACGACTGGGGAGGTGGAGCAGTCGCTTGGAGAAGCTCCGGACGGGGCTCTTTGGGGGCGTCGGGCTGGGCTTGCTCAGACACACCGTGGAGGCCGTCCGGAAGATGCTGTGGATACTCTTTTCTGAGGTGAAAGCTGAGCCTTCCAGGTAGATTTCCGCACCCAGCTGCTTGGCTATTGCACAGCCCTGCAGGGGGAGCGGGGATTGAGGTCACCGATGCAGTGGTCCAAATGGCTCTGGAACACTGCCTCCTGTGCTGGTGGTACTCCGGGGGCTACTCCAGAGGGGACCCAACTGCCAGTCTCCCACCATCACCCTCTGCTAATTATTTTCTGAAGGTGAAGCCTGACAGCACCTTAGCATCACCTGGGACACTTTTAAAAGCATATTGATAGCAAAGGACTTGtagcatgcatattagcataaccaatggacacagacactgggcggtgggggcttgcccagggtgggaatggctggggggaggggggccaagtggggaaaaaggagacatatgtaaaactttagacaataaataaatttaaaaaataataaaacaaacccATATTGATGCCAGAACAAGTAAATCAGAATTCCTGGGGGTAGGGCCTAGTCTTTAGTATTTTTAAGAGCTCCCCAGACAAGTCTAATATGAAacactagttttaaaaaaatgaaccttTACTCCCATGTGCATAAGAAATTATCCAGGATctcattaaaaatgtaattccCATGTCTTTCTCCCAAAGTGACTCTATACATATGGAGTCAGGAATTCCAATAAGCACCTCTAGTGATTCTAATGCAGGTGGTACACAAACACCATCTGAGGAACACAGAGGAATGCTCCCCTGTCACCCTCTAGCATGAATCTGGGTGAATGAGTGCCACCTCTATCCAGGTGATTAGTTGCTGATTATCGATGAGAGATTATACCAATTCTCTCTTGCTATAGTGACAGAGCCTGAACAAGGGCGACATTTCAAGTCCTTTGCCTATAgccttctccaccccaccccaacacacaatGGCGCGCACACACCTGCTCATATGAGATGGGTGCCTGCTTCTGGTGGGACAGCTCCATCAGGGTGCTCAGGTCTGTTCGCAGGTCTGTCTTGCAGCCAATAAGCAGAACACGGGTGCTGGGACAATAATCTAGGATTTCCGTCCTCCACTGAAGAGCCAGACAAAAAAGGAGAGTCAGTGGCTGACATGCCCAGAGAAGCCCAGCTGGCAACATCACACACCTAGAGCTGATCACCAGCCCAGCCATCCCTCTGAGTCACAGCATCGCCACTGCACGATGACCTCATCTTCCAGCCCATGAGGACCTGGGGCCACAGGAATGCTGACCCAAGAGCCTGTCCCCTCTTTCAACAGCCCAGTCACTAGAGAAAGAACTAGGGtagatctcttcccactctctgCCAAGCAGTTGAGCCTGGATCTGCTCCCTCAATCCAGTCAGAGGGCTCCACAAATTCAGAAAGCCAGGAGGAAGACAACCAGTCTCTTCCCAAGGGAAGGTGATAGTCCCAGCGACTTCTGGGAAACTAGCCTAGTTTCACAAGGCATCCTGGGACTCCTGTATGATCAGATTTTGCCACCCGGACCTAAGCATTTCCTACCAGCAGCTCTGTTCAGGCCTGCCTGGCTTGCCCAGTTCTAGTGGGCCTGGGGTCAAGGTCTATAGAAGCTGCCTCCAGAAAAACTCATCCCTGACCCTCAAACCATATCACCAAGAGGTTCTCTGACTCTCAGTCCTTCGCTTCCTGGGTTTTCAACACCACCCTCCCTTGCTGGTCCTCTGGCAGAGCAGTatagggcaggggcagagccgggttCTAGTCCCAGCGATGCAGCTAATGGTGTGGCCTTGGAGGGAAATTTCTTCCTCCCCTGGCCCCAGTTTCTTTCTGTTACACAAGAAGGGGTTAGATGACAAAGTCCTCAATGCTCCTTTTTGTTCTCAAGCTGAGCTAGAGAATGTAGAGTTTCAGCCTCACCTTCTTGAGCGCACTGTCCACTGTCTCCGGACGGCTGATATCAAAGCACAGTAATACTGCGTCCGAGTCGCTGTAGCAGAGTGGACGGACATTGTCATAGTAGGGAGAGCCTGTGATGGGGGAGAAAGAGCTGATGATGAGCCATGGCAGTTTCCCTCCCGACAGGCCTAAACCCAAAGAGCCTGGGAAGATCATTCTTGGTCCCTTAGGTTGGTTGGCCCCACCCATCTCCCAGGGGAACCTGCTGCGGCACGGAAGCTGGGACCTGACCACCTGCTGGAAGCAATGCATCTTCCTTGGCCATGAAAAAAGGGAGCGGGGGCACAGTACCAGGAGGGTGGAACATGATTTGCCCCTGTCTAGGTCTCCTTAGTCGAAGGTGTGCCAGTTCCGAGTCCCCGAGGAGGGTGCTCCCACCCCTGCAGAGACCAGGGCTTGTTTAGGGCCTCCTCTTTTTGAGAGTCTGCCTGCTGCACCACCTCTGCCTCCCTTTTCTGCTCCAAGGAAGAAACAGACCTGCCTGTTATATAACAGCTGCCCTGCTTGTTCGCCATGGGGTCAGACTCTAAGAGGCTGGGAGGGATTCAGTGCCCTGCTCCTCCTCTACCCAAATCGGCTTACACTGAAAAGGGCAAAAAGAAAGCTGCAGCCCCTGTCCCCCCAGATCTCAGGGAGACAGTCTCAAAGACAGCAGCACCAAGAGCTGGGGATTTAGAGCAAGGGTCCTTCACTGGGAGGGCAGCAGGCAGTGCAGACCCAGGTGGTCTAATATGGGAGAACGCTAGGAGCTGagactgcccccacccctccaccctggGAAGGAACAGTAGCAGATTTGGAACCCAGACAATCCGTGCTTAGAATAGcaagcagcccctctccctgcaccaTCATCACCATGGAAACTGGGGGGAATCCAAGTGGGGAGGGGGTTGGttgttaaaaaaaagagtaaaggggAGTTGGGTAGCTGCCGGCTCCTTCAGCAATCTGCCCCCATCCCCTCTCTGAGGTGGGGTCGCATCACCCGCAGCACTGAGCAGAGGGAGCACTGCAGcactgggaagggggaggggaggaggcctcCATCTGGCTCCAAGCAATCCCCCTCCCCTAAGACCCGCAAGTGAATAATGGGAACAGGTTCCACCCAGGCCCCAATGTTGGGAAGCCCCATCCCACACTCGGCTGCCACTTCCTCCTTCCTTACGTGCATCTAATTGAAAGAGGGAGTTTGAGGATGACTGATAGCCAGCATCCTTTTGGAAATTGGGCGGTAGGGTGGGGTAGGGATGCGATGTAGGAAACAGAGACCACCTTGCTGATTTTCCATGATCTGGATTGGAATTCAAAGGCTGCATTCTgactgtgggaggagggggaagcagcAGGAAGTAGTGGTGGTAGAGGGGAGTGGCGCTTTGGGGCGGTGGTAGTGGAAAGAGATGAGCTGCAGTAAGATTCGGGGAAGATTGAAAGGTGGACAGGCTACAGCAGATGCAAAAGCATACATCATGCAGCCAACTGCGTTCCCACCGGCTCCAGCCAGCACTGCACAGGCCAGGAGAGCCAgcaccctgcctcccagcctctggaACTGCAGCCCAGAAAGCAGAACAGGTTGAggaatttttgttttgctttgttttgttttggggaagggggggggggcaaggggaagTCTCATTTTCTGTAGACCCGTCCCATCCCCTGCCCCAAACCTTTTCAGACCTCAAAATTGGATCATGGGAACAACGGCTCTTTGGAGGAATAGGACGGCATATTTATTATATGGAACAGGAAACCCCTAGTGATTTATAGTTCCTCTTTAAACTCAGCCTGAATATGCATTTTGAGAGAGgagcagattttattttctttcttctattccTGGCTCTTAGTCCTTAATGACGACTCTGAACCCAGTCTATTTTAAAAGGATGGGGTAAAGAGATCATGGGAGGGAGTCAGAATCAATGCAAGGGGGAGCCTAGCGCTGAGGGTTTAGGGTGGAGAGGCTGGAAAAATACTGCTTCCTACATCCCAGAAAGACAGGGCACTTCTACCTCGGccggcccgtgggggggggaagggccccCTCCCGCCACTATCCACAATGTGGCTGCCCCATACTGACTGTCTCCCCACCCTCCGAAGCCTCGATGATGCATCACCTCAGCCCTGAGCCGCAGCGCTATGAcagcagagctgagctgcggcagcCAGCGGCCAGCGGTGGCCAGAGATGGAATGCAGGAGAGAACACTGAGTCAGGAAAGGAACACTATTTCCCCAAAAGCGGGCTTGTTTCCTTGCCTCAACCACAACTGCCTCCAGCCGCACTGCCTTCTGCCTCCTTTGGCTTTGCTCTGGGGCaggagaggctgtgtgtgtggcagCCGGGTGTGAACATGGAGGAGCCCCGTCTGACTGGCTGCCCCCAAGAAGGATTCAGGGCTTCATTCCCTCACCATCCAGCCCGCCGAAGGATGAAGCTAGCCCCAGAGAAAGGGGTGGCTCCTGGGGTTCTTCCATTCTGCACCCCGggaccagcccctccccctacaCCCAGTAGAGGAATCTTCAGGTCCCCTTCTTTCAATTTTCTGGCAAGCACCACACTCCTTGTCCCCATCCAAGAGGAAAACAATGTCTAAACGGCAGCAGCTGCCACAGCCCAGTGGCGGTGGGAAGGGGCCTTTGGGGCCAGCAGCCTTAcctgaggtgtcccagaggcTAAGCTCCACTCTCTGTTCCTCCGTCTCCAAGCAGGCTGTGTAATTCTCAAACACGGTGGGCACATACGTCTGTGAAAAGAGGGACTGTTCACACCCCGGGCCCCCGCCCTCTGGCTACACAAGAAGCCACTCACTCACCCTAATGAGATACTAACATGGCCAGAGGAGGGGACACCTGGGCGGAGGGACCACATGGGATGCAGGGGCAGGTAGAGGCACAGCCACTGGCTCCATCAAATTAAGAAAAGGGAATGACTTTCAGCCCGGGACATGCCCCCCATAGTTTCGATGgtcggggacacacacacacactcccctcatCCCCAGATTTGTCTGCCTCCCAATTTCAGAGTCACAAGCCAGTTCTAACTCTTCTCCCCACAAGCCCCCTGGACCTACAGAACAGTAGAAAGGGGCAGCAGGAGACTGCCTGGAGCCATGCTCACAGAACCTTGAGGTTGGGGTGAAGGGGCAGGCACGTATTGCGTCAAAAAAGCCCAGATTCTAGAATGTCTCGGGTCCCCTCTCCAGAGAGCAGACTCCAGGCCAAGGGAGGTAGGAGGGGATCTGATGGGGCCTATGGGTGAAGAGGTGAGGAGGAGCCAGCACCAGCGGCGGCAGAAGTGGAACAGGTCTCAGGGGGAAGCTAAGGCAGGGCAGTCCTCCCGCCGAAggcagcagagggtggggtggggtgcggtggggtggggtggggtgggtggggaaggagagaccGCTCTCCTGGGCAGTGGGAATCTATCCCGGGggaggcgggcaggcgggcgagGAGAGAAGCCGGCCAGGGGGGCGGGCAGACAGCTCACCTCGGGGTAGCAGTCCTTCGCTAACACCTGTAACATCGCCGTCTTCCCACACTGCACGTCCCCCACCAAAACGAGTTTACATCTGGCCACGACTGGCTGGGGGGCCCGCCTTTCCCTCATGACTGTGGCCTCCGCGGGACGCGCACGCCGGTGCCGAGAGGAGAGGATTGCGCCAGGTGGTCTCAGCGCGCGAACCAGCCGGATTCCCTGCCTCGCTCCAACTGGAGAGGGGGCCGGCACAGCCCCTTATATCCGCCAGGGCGAGCCAATCATAAGAGGAGGCGGGCTCTGTCAGAGCCAATCCCGGAGGTGGGATCCCCTCCGGCAGCCAATGGCAGGAGGATCTGAGTCAGCTCCCTTTTCCTCCCGTCCCTTTCCCTTAAAGCTGCACCTTCCTCTGGAAGGGGATTCCCACGTTTTGCAATTGTAttagggaagagggaagggactTGAAGACAAATTTATTGGTTTTGAGTGTCCACCAATTAGTGTCAAAAACTAGCCATGAAGGTAGAAAGTGAGGTCAAGCTAGAGCTGCCCCAGAAGAGGAGGACCCGCCTGAGCTATGGGCAGGTGGCacccctgggtggggtgggggcagagatcTCTGACCTATTTGTTCCCTCTAATCCCCATCCAAACCAGTTCCCGCTCTTGGCTTCCCCTCCTAGAAGCTTCTGCTCGGTGCCTTTATCAGTTCCTGCGATTCCCCTTTCAATTCCTGAGTCTCCTCCACAGGAATCACCTTcgccaaaaataaataagtaagaaaGCCTCTCGCATCATCTGGAAAAACCCCACACAGGCCCTGACCCAGAGATgggcagagagaaaggaatgagagTGGGGTTGGGAGAAACGGTGACACCAAAGCAAACAAAGTCTGTCTGTTGGGCCAGACAACCTCTCACCCCATGCCTGGCAGGAGCTGCTGAGGTGTTTGTTCCGCTGCCTGGGTTCAGCTCCCCGGATGAATCAGGCGCAGGTCCAGTTCCACGTGACACCTACTGATACCAATATGTGTCACCTGATTAAAGtccaggctgggcctggggttTGGGGATTGGAAAACTGAAGGGCAACCTAAAGTTGAGATGAGCTACATAACTGCCTGCATCACCTGCCCCTCAGAGCCCTTGCAAGTTAAGGTGCCAGTCCACTAGACAGAATCATGGGGTGTACACAGCTCGAATGACTCACTGCTTACTCGCAACCACAATAGCTCAAAGAAGGCCTTCTGGTTATCAGGGTAAAGTGAGACTGACGGTGAGCAAAAGTGAAAGCCCTCAGAGTTCATCCTTAGATCCCTTCCCCGTGGTGAGCCCAGCACCTCTGGAGCAGGCTCTGGGTCTTATCCATCTGAGCTTACTCTTAATTCACCATCATTGCTGCCCCACCAAGGGATATTTTCCCTGCTATAAAGGATGTTTAAAATCCTTCCCCAGACCCAAAAGGACAGGTCTCTTAGGGTGAGATTCCCAGGGCCCACTATAGACAGGAGAATGGATGATATTTTGAGAATACGTATAGTCTAgcccagcggtgggcaaactacggcccgcgggcaggatccggcccgtatgaaatgaataaaactaaaaaaacaaacaaaaacaaaccatacccttttatgtaatgatgtttactttgaatttatattagttcacacaaacactccatccatgcttttgttccggccctccggtccagtttaagaacccattgtggccctcgagtcaaaaagtttgcccacccctggtctagccaaTGTTTCCCCTATCAAATCCTGTGGCATCCAAGTCCACAGTCCATGTTTGTCTGAGGCCAAGACCTTCACTGTCCTCTACCCATCTCCTCAGGTCCCCCTGCCAGGGATCAGGATTCAGCTAAGGGAGACTCCAAGGTAGAAAGAGAAGTGATCCAGCCGTAGCTGGtgttgcccagtggatagagcatcggccagcggactgaagggtcctggattctattcccgtcaatggcatgtacctccTACCTCTGTTGGTTGCGGGCTTGAGCTTCCGGGGCCCTAGTCTGGGAGCATGCGGGAGTCAGCCAAtcagtgtgtgtctctctctgtgtctccccccctTTGTACTTTTTCtaggaatcaatggaaaaatattcttgagtgaggattaacaaaaacaaacaaaggaaagaaagaaaggaagaaagaaagaaagaaagaaagaaaggaaggaaggaaggaaggaaggaaggaaggaaggaaggaaggaaggagaaagaaagaaagaaagaaagaaagaaagaaagaaagaaagaaagaaagaaagaaagaaagaaagaaagaaagaaagatgaagagaggaaggaaggaaggaaggaaggaaggaaggaaggaaggaaggaaggaaggaaggaaggaaggaaggaaagaaggaaggaaggaaggaaaagaaagggagttACCCAGGTGCTGCCATCCTCTTCCAGGCTCTCTGGAAGTTTCTCCTCCCTACCTTTCCCCAGGTCTCAGATAATGTTCCATCTATAGAATTTGTCC from Myotis daubentonii chromosome 2, mMyoDau2.1, whole genome shotgun sequence includes the following:
- the RND1 gene encoding rho-related GTP-binding protein Rho6, whose amino-acid sequence is MRERRAPQPVVARCKLVLVGDVQCGKTAMLQVLAKDCYPETYVPTVFENYTACLETEEQRVELSLWDTSGSPYYDNVRPLCYSDSDAVLLCFDISRPETVDSALKKWRTEILDYCPSTRVLLIGCKTDLRTDLSTLMELSHQKQAPISYEQGCAIAKQLGAEIYLEGSAFTSEKSIHSIFRTASTVCLSKPSPTPPKSPVRSFSKRLLHLPSRSELISSTFKKEKAKSCSIM